A segment of the Lycium barbarum isolate Lr01 chromosome 7, ASM1917538v2, whole genome shotgun sequence genome:
TCTGTTTTCATGGAAGAATTCGAGTGATCCAGCACCAGGATTGTTTTCTTTGGAGCTAGACCCGAAGCGTGCCCAATTCATTGTAAAATGGAATCAGACTACACAGTACTGGGCAAGTGGAACATGGACTGGTGATACATTTAGCTTAGTGCCTGAAATGAGAATCTATTATGTTAACAATGCAAACGAGTCCTATTTTACATATTTGATTTTTACAAATAGTACAACCACATCAAGGTTGATCATCGACGTCTCAGGACAAATGAAGCAACTAACATTGTTGAGTAATGCGGTTGGTTGGAATGAATTTTGGGCTCAGCCTAGACAGCAATGTGATGTTTATGGTTATTGTGGGGCATTTGGAGTTTGCACCAGTAATACTAATTCACCCTGCAGTTGTTTAAGTGGCTTTAATCCAAGATCGATCAACGAATGGAATTCGAATGATTATTCTGGTGGCTGCGTAAGAGACGGAAAtttgcaatgcaatgcaattattGAAGAAAAAGATAGTTTTTGGATGAATTCAACTATGAGATTACCTAATCAACAATATACTAATATCACAGTTGAGGAAGCCTCACAATGCAGAGATACTTGTTTCAATAGTTGCTCTTGCACTGCTTATACTTATGATGGCTTAGGTGCCTGTTCAATTTGGACAGGGGATCTCTTCAATCTGCGAAAACTTGGTGAAAATGAAACAGAGAGGACTATCTCTGTCAAACTTGGCTTGCCTCAAGGTTAGAATAGCATAAATAACTTACCTATATTCCTAATTAAATTTACATCCGTTTAATTTTATATGACAGTGTATGACTACGCACAAAATGTTAGAAAAAAAGAAAGATGTTTGGCATATACCAAAAGTACCTTTAGAACTTGTGTCCTTCTCTGTACCCTGCTAATGCGGGgtgctttgtgcaccgggctgtCCTTTTTTacttttagaacttgtgttttTAAACATGTCTTGACATTCTATGGCTATAGGAGCATGTTATTAAGGGTGAAATAGAAAGTTCAAATTTAAAAAGTTCCCGAGTGTGGAAGGGTGTCATTATTTTTGGAACAGACTAATgaaaagagtgtcatataaaatGGAACAATACGAGTAACTTATATGCACTGACAAGTAATCTTTAATTTGGGAGATCATGTAACAGATGGTCCTGCGGCTTAGTAAACTTCAGCACTAATCTAAATATACTTGTTTTCTTGCCTTTTCTTACAGCTCAAACTAAATCAAAGAAATCAATGAAGCTAAAAGCTGGCCTTGCTGCCATAATACCTTTTATGGTTCTACTCATATGCAGCATTAGCTACATTTACTATAGAAGAAGAAGATTGGCAAATGGAACAGGTACTATTTGCCCAATGAATGTCACTCTGGATAACATTTTCTTATATAACTTTCGGGATTTAATTTCAAGGGACACAAATTTCTTACTGGCACAAAGCTGAAGGAGAAGCAAAAGTATTGATCAATGAAAACGATGATAATAAAGTCATTGATGTTCCATACTTTGATTTGGAAACTGTTTTGGCAGCTACTGACAAATTCTCAGATGCAAATAAGCTAGGACAAGGAGGATTTGGTCCtgtttacaaggttaaaatttcCTTCTTACATCTCTATATATCGACTAGTCCTAACTAGTGGATCGGTGTGGTTGGTTTCCACGCACAGTGTAAAGATGGAAATTTTTTGCAGGGTCTCTTTCCAGGAGGAATAGAAATTGCAGTGAAAAGGTTATTAAGTCATTCAGGACAAGGGATAGATGAATTTAAGAATGAAGTGACTCTAATTGCAAAGCTTCAACACCGAAATCTGGTGAGGCTATTGGGCTGTTGCATCAATGCGACGGAACAAATATTACTTTATGAATATATGCCAAATAAAAGTTTGGACACATTTATATTTGGTAAGTTTTCTAGAATAAACACTTCATCACAAAATTGTAAGTTTTTTACATGATCTAATTTTATTGCTACCATTAATTATTTGTCATCATGCCGTGCAAGATGGATCACTCTGTCAATTATTGGATTGGAAGAAACGTTATGACATCATATTGGGCGTTGCACGAGGTCTTGCTTATCTTCACCATGATTCACGACTACGGATCATTCATAGAGATTTAAAAACTAGTAACATTTTACTAGACGAGGCGATGAATCCGAAAATTTCAGATTTTGGCTTAGCAAGGATTGTTGAAGGAACCAGAACAGAAGCAAACACAAAGAAAGTGGTGGGGACCTAGTAAGTATGACATCCCTAATTCATATCGTTTATTTCTTGCAAATGATCCTAACAATAGGTGTTTGGATTTTCATTTGGTAAAATTCTTATACTTTACTACACTTTGTCGTAATCTAGTGGCTATATGTCTCCTGAATATGCATTAGATGGATTGTTTTCCATCAAGTCAGACGTATTCAGTTTCGGAGTAGTCATTCTTGAGATAATCAGTGGAAGAAAGAATACGGGATTTTACAAATCAGAAGAAGCCTTAAACTTGTTAGGTTATGTAAGTGAAGAAACTCAAAACTTATTTATTTTTGTCCTTTTTGCTAGTCTTGATATCTAATTGGAAGTTATCATCACAGGCATGGAGATTATGGATAGAAGATAAGGCGATACAATTAACAGAGAAGTCATTACTTGAATCATACAATAGAAGTGAAGTGATAAAGTGTATCAATGTGGCACTCTTGTGCGTACAAGAAGATTCAAATGACCGCCCTAACATGTCAGATATCATTGTAATGTTGGTAGGAGAAAATATGCGTCTTCCTAGACCTAATCGGCCAGCTTTTGTAATGAGAACACACACATCTAGCACATTGTCTTCTTCCTCCAAAGTCTTTAACAATCAAGTGACAATCACAATAGAAGGAGGACGATAGTCAAAGGCGGATCCAAGATTTTTATTTTATGGATTCTAGACTATAATATATTTTGCATACTGCGTTATGAAGATCATTTGTACATAATAAATGAATTTTATCATAAATACAGAGTTTGAACTAAAATTATTATATTAGGGAATCTtaatagctcagttggttggctgcCACTTTCACCTcgttggtgagggttcgattcCCCACCTAGTAATTCCCTACCCATTTTTCCTTCCCCtgccccctatgtaataaaaacaaatttaaaaaaaaaatcaaaattattgGGTTCTACCGAATCCGCAACCATCACTGTGGCTCCACTCCTGAGGATAGCAATAATAGGTAATCATCTATTAGTCGACATGTACGTACAATTGTGATTTTTTCTGCAGATGTACGAAGCACTAGTGTGACACTAGGTCCTAAAATCGAGCCATATTATATAGCTTTATCCTATTCAACTGCACTAGTTCGGGGAAATTTCTCATACCATCATCGTTTGAGGTTTTAGATAGTACCAATTTTTTTTCCTGATAGTTCCAAATATTTTACAAACTCAATTTATTTCACATTTCATTGAAACAAAACAATGTGTGCTCCATAAATACATAATTATAATATATATGCAATCCTATTTTAaaaaactactccctccgtttcaaaataagtgtcaatGTATCCTTTAGCACACTCTTAAAAAAATACTAAAGCCTAAAAATAtaggtattttgactaaactaccctttCATTAAGATTTGCATATTAGTATTAACTTGACACATTAGGAATTTAGGATTTGACCACTTAATGCTTAATAAGGGtaaatctaaaaaaataaaattaattccttcttgattatgattttaaacaaaaaaaaaaggctaagtggacacttctTGTGAACTGGAGGTAGTATCTTACATACCTAAAAATTTAGGCAGAATACCTTGggacccctctaaagttgacacGTTTTATTCAGTGCATATTTGAACTATTTTTTATCCTAATTACCCCCTAAACTTGATAGTTTGATAGCTTTGACCCCCTAGACATCGATATGGCAATAAGCGTCAATACCTCTCTTCTAGGCGCATGAGATGGAAGAAATCGAAATTATTAGCTTCTAAATGGGGTATTTTCAAATCATTAATCACATGTAGTCATATACAGTGATTTATTTGTTCTAAAtttatatttattcttaatacAATGCATATTTTATCTCActtttataattatttttattacttCTTTAGATGCAATGTCTAAGCTTGTGTATTTGAATGAATGAAGCCTTATGGAAAATGTTCTCTGGAAAATGACTTATTTTCTACaaatatttttcagaaaaatGTTCCTGATATTTGAGTACTAGAGATGAATAAATATTCCCAACTTTTTTATCAGGCCCGGCTTCTTGGGTAAGGCAGCCAAAGCACTTGCTTTAGGCCCCATTTTTTTTGGGGCCCATTTTGAAAGTTGAtgaactatttaaaaaaaaaagtattttaaagtaaaaattataatttttttaataaaaagaaaaacaaataaagaaaattaaaCAATTTAAATCGTatgaaatatttttaatttttatttagtggTAACAATTTGAGATCACTAGGTGATCAGAAACATATTTGGACAATTCGAATTAAAAAAAGATCATCTTAGCCTCAAAAAAACCTTTAAACGTATTAGCCGCTCAAATATTTGATGttttagaaaaaataaattgaagTAAAGGTGGTAAGAAAAATAGTATAAGTAGAAGATAATATTTCAATGATACACTCAATGAGATTAAAAGACGAGAAATATTTACAAATGTCGGTATTGCTTATAGAATAATGTTAACAATTTCTATAACAGTAACATTTACGGAAGAAGTTTTCAAGCTAATTCAATAAAAAATTATGAGAAAAATTTGATTATCAAAATATCACTAATAACTTTGCATttcaaaaagttaaaaaaaaaaaaagatttcaatatttaagaaaattataTTAGAGGCCTTTCATCCAggtttggctttaggccaccaaCTTTGTTGAGCCACCCCTGTTTTTTTTATTAAAGATAGATAACAATATTAATTAGCACACAAGGTTGTGTTTTGATTAAAATTTGAGTATTAAAGATTGATAGTAATGTCTAAACATTTCTTTATGCAGTGATATCAATTACAGAGTTCAgataattttgaaaaataaatatctTAAAAGGTCACTCAACTATGAGAAATTATGTAATAGAGTTATTCAACTTTATTTtgtatcaataaaatcactcaactttgagTCTTTTTCTTATAAAATCACTAAGCGAAATGTGACATgacagaaaaaataaaatttcttaCGCCATGTAGACAGTGGCGGACCTAGTAAGAGCctaggggttcatccgaacccccttcggcgaaaaattgcactgtatatacaaggtgaaaattattttttatgtatatatagtagatgttgaacccccttagcttcttcatttatgacttctttatatttttgaaccccttgGCATAAATTCTGACTCCGCCACTGCATGTAGACATGCAcccacaaataaaataaaattttaaaagacCCATATCTTATACCACAGTCCACAGCCATCCACACATCAAAATGAATTTCATCTAAAAACCCCTTTCCCCTGTTCTCTTTACGCTTAGAACTTGGATCAAACTTGCATTAGAAAAAGAAGGCAGTTACGTTTTAAACCCAATGACCAACAGAGGGTGATTTGTAATTGTAAGCTTCATGGCTGTCCCTTTAGAATTTATGCCAGTAACTAGTAAAGCGAGTAAGCACGACCCAACTGTTCAAATTAAGTCACTTTATTTGAAACATAAGGGTGCTAAGGTGTTTGACAATTTCCACTTATCTCCTAACTACATTGCTAGAAAGTATTTGAATATTTTTAAAGTTGATCCAGGTTGGAATGTTAATGGAATTGTTGAAATAGTAAAGGAAAGACTTTGGTTATACTGTAGAAAATGTGAAAGCATGGAGGGCTAAAAGTCAAGCATTAAATGGATTTATGGTGATGAGAGTCTCAGTATGGCCGCTGTAGTCTATTTGGTTTAATAATGTAAGTTTGATCCAAGTTCGAAGTCAAGAGAGAACAGGGGAAAAGGGGTTTTCGATGAAATCCATTTTGATGAGTGTGAGGGGGTGGGCAGGTGGGGTATAAGATATAGGTCTTTAAAATTTCTTTTTTGCGTTGTTATcgtataattatattttaatgtgGAAAGAATATGTTGTTTAATGTGGAAAAAaatatgctatttaaaaaaaCTTGAATTTGAATAGAAAGATTAAATTACTTGAACTTTAATTCAGATTGAAAGATAATATATTTGAATTGAGATTAAAAAGAATTTAGATTTGAAAAAGTTGCTTAAGAAAAAGTATGTTTGATTCTTTTGCCACTTTTTAACTATGTGATATTTAATTGGGTATAAAATACGAATTTAATGAGTTAAATATGTctattattaaaataaaaaaatggggttttagtGACATGACATGTCAACTAAGAGAAAATGAGGCTTTTGAAGATTTTAGGTTTTTTTGAGGAAAATAGTGATACTTGAGTGATCTTATTGTCCTAAATGAAACAAAAGTGATTTTTGTAGGAAATTCCTAAACTTGAGTGACCATCCAAGGAATTAACTCTGATTTTATAAGAGAAAGCCctaaagttgagtgattttactGATACAAAATAAAGTTGAATGACTTTATTATATAATTTCTCATAGTTAAGTGAACCTTTGAGATTTTTATTCTAATTTTGAAGGAAAAAGACATTTGCCTAAAAGTTAGGCTTGTATTTTATCTTTTTCGTTGAAACTGTCTTCCCTAGGAATTTTCCGATGACCAGCCACAAAAGAATgacttattttttgaaaaatattttccaggAAGTAATTAGTATGCCAGACACACACTAATCAGATTACCATTATCCCGAAGAAATGCTATCACTGAATTATTTCGAGTGTCATTTTCAGCACTCATTTACCAAaatgaataaatatatcaagTAGGCCCAAGTTGTAATAGTTGTCAACTGGCGTTTTCCTATATGCTACCCAAACTAAGGTTTTATGGATTACTAGTGCacttgtccgcgcttcgcgcgatcATAAAAAACGTCATTAAATttatcaacaatttttttttaatatccataaattatttttaaaaaatatcacTTCAGACAAAAAGAAGACAATAGCATATACAAAACCTCATAAACGAGATTCGATTAAATTTTTAGGAGAACTACCATTTATTCTGAAGCGAAAGTGAAAATACTGGCAATTATATATGAATGTGGAACCTCTCTATGGCCAGTAATTGCAtttttttcctcaaattttggatttttctctattttttcctTGTATTCCTACATATTTATCAATTATTGCATCCCAAAGTTGATTGTGTATACATCTATCATATTCATACTGAAACATTTCTTCAAAATTAGATTTTAATAGCACTCTTAAGTAACCTCTAAATTGGTGCTTTAAGTAACCTCTAAATGGAGGTatattttctctcttctttccgGTACATATGGTTAATTATGGGTGCTTTAATAATTAGTAAATGGGTGATTTATTTCCCCTCCTGTATGTAGGTTTGTTCATATTTCAAAgtccaaacatccataatattaTAGTAAATAAAGGCCAAGAATGTATCAGTTTTCATACATCCTTTTTGCatttaccctttttttttaataaataatcAAGCATAGATCATATATGAGATAAAATTCttcgtatatgcatatataacatatacatatttaCAAAATCACAGAACTTAGGATTTTAATTAGAATTAGATTTTGATTGAACTGCAATTTTAatccatttttttaaaataaaagaaaaacatctCTATGAGATCACGTAGTTAGAATAAGTTGCATCAGTTTGATgtgaatgtatgtatgtaagtatatgtatatgatgtacgTGTGAGGGGATGAGTTAATACGTGATTCTTTAAGTCACATTATATATTAGAATTAGATAGAGTAATAAAATTTTGTTTTTCTTAATTATGTAACTGCGGTGTACATTTATTTAATCactttttctcatttttcaatttttttcttttcttcattgACTTCTCTTTTCTATTCATCAATCTCCTACTCACATTCTTTCATCCCCTAAATAAGTTATATTCCAAAAAAGTCGCGTTAATTACTTCCAATTTTTTCTTGATTATTTttgcttcttctttctttctcctttttggGGAGTTTAATGATTTTTGTAATTgtaatttcttaaaataatattttaaatcATTAGCTATATTGGCTTGAGCACTTCTCATGTAGTTTGCGATATATATGTCAATTTTATTTTAACGATTATGATAAATCTTTGCTCAAATTCATATCGAAAATTAAGTATTATGACCTAGATACttcaaacttttccacaaattgaaacggaaggaCCAACTTTTTGGACAAAATGAGAGAAAAAATTGCAACAGAAAGAATATAATTAACAATTcaaaaaagggccaaaattacccctgaactttcgaAAATAGTTTATTTacacccttcgttatactattgggtTAATTGTGCCCTTACCATTATACTAtgagccaaatatacccctgaactttcgaaaatagtttatttatacccttcgttatactattgggcCAATTGTACCCTTACTATTATACTATGAGCCAAATATACCCTTAAGTTACACGGTCTGCCACGTGTCACAACCACAATGGCTCAACCCATTTCCCCCTATAATTACACCCAGATTAAATTAATCACCGGATCCGACCCGTCACTTTATTTCACCCAACCCGTTTTATTTTAAACGGGTTGGGTGAAATAAAGTGACGGGTCGGATCCGGTGATTAATTTAATCTGGGTGTAATTATAGGGGGAAATGGGTTGAGCCATTGTTATTGTGACACGTGGCAGACCGTGTAActtaagggtatatttggcccatagtataacggtaagtaaaatttacttggcatagcttaTATTATTatctatttatggaacataactaaactttacaataattatatttagtaactaaaatataacatatttacttccTATAGCTATCACTTTTTTACTACTCATCTGGTAACTTCCcacacccctaaatttaagcCAAAAAAAGGTCCCTCTCTCCTATCCATCTAAATACACGCCATTATGCCCAATATCCCTTAATTTCCTctaatttcaaatcagttttataatagttcaacttccttgtttatctctaattaactactcattaatttcactcataattcaaatctaattcccaaaaaaggtaagattttatactgatttttacgtttcaccgtgtatttaacctatattttcgtttttttttcggTACTTCCTGAATTTTCAATTCCTaatgttttggattgatattttagtagttgtttttcatatatattttagctatattttaattgtattttgattattatgttcaatattacttattctggtttctgttgactatatttcagatatatttttcatatattttgactatatttagaaaaattttaaaaaaataaaaaagttgcagtgaaaacgttgttacctcaattatgaactcaattatgactatattttaattgtattttgattattatgttcaatattacttattctggtttctgttgactatatttcagatatattttgactatatttttcaaaatttcagaaaaaaaaaaaaaagttgcagtgaaaacgttgttacctcaattatgaactcaactttaattcgatatttcaatagatgaattcaaatatatatttgtCGTTTAAAGCGAGCtctgttcactggtttgatattgttattcTTCAATGTtttttgatgaactagtttttgaactttttttttttggttaaaaatattaatgtactttttgaattcaattttttttttttttttgaatttgttagctgtttgaatgagatatgagatcagatacggaatgggaggatatttacgtgaatcagggaacattaaaaactgattttaattTAAACTGTAATAGATTTTGTTTTCATAAATATAGGACTTTCAGTTTTCTCAGCGTGTGTATTTCCGTTATATTTAGCCTATATTTAAGTCGATGCgtctactagctaaatataggtcctccagctacgaattgtaaatgtagaacatatagttataggttgttagaaggagctaaaaaggtagttgtttgtgaaaattttactaacGGTAAGGGTACAATTGgcccaatagtataacgaagggtataaataaactattttcgaaagttcaggggtatatttggcccatagtataacggtaagggcacAATTGacccaatagtataacgaagggtgtAAATAAACTATTTTCGAAAGTTCAGagataattttgacccttttccgttaacAATTACTTCTCCTCTGTCCTCTACATTttgtttattcttttttttttcccctctccCTCTTTTCTCCCGTTACTTCTTTTATAGTaattgtttttcttctttctctcatTTATAGTAGAATCAAAagttacaaaaagaaaaagatactCAATTTCAGGATACTTGCTATGATTATTTGTATCCTATCATCAAAAGAgggaaaaaaagtatttttttgtcCTACAAATAATACGCAATCCAATcttaagaagaaaatgaaaccaAATTTACTATGTACAATGCAGGGATCACAAGCAGCAGTGGAGGCTTCATACTTTTTGTTAACCACTTTTATTGACACAATATACTAAAGTTTACATTGGTTGGAACTCTCATCGAGTTCATATAATATAAAGTTCCTGCAACAAAAAATCAACAAATGTCAAAAAGTCATTAGTTTTTATGCATAACTAAAATATCTGAAGGAAtatctttcaatttttttaacATAACATGTTTAACGTAGTTAAGGTTCTTTCTAAAAGCGAAGCCCCATATCCAATTCAGGTAGAATTACATATCGCGTGCATCAAACACCTCGTATAAAAAATTGAAGGGCCAGACTCTTGCccaagaaagaaaaaaggaaatagTCTTCTTGGTCAGCCTATAACGACATGCTTATTGGGATAAGGCATCGCACCCCCCTGAAGTTTGGCCAAAGTTGCTACGATACACCTTACCTTTTCAGGGGTCCTATTAACCCCCTGAACTTTTTAAAAACGGAACAATTACCACCCTAAGTGTTGACGTGGCAAGAAGAGTGTATTTCATTATCTTTGGGAGAGTGAGAAGCGTAAAAGTTGACACATGTCGTTTTTAATTGGgtacttcacatttaattacacctaattaattATCATTAAAGCTTAAAGTTTTtccaaaactctttttttttttaatgtggaaaactgatttttttttccatatatgAGAAAAATATCTAATTTTCTagatttagttttaaaaaacgggttttccacatttttaaaaataattagtttttccaaatttttataaaaattcaattttttcacattttgacaaaatccaattttttttaaaaaaataatccagattttatttgaaaaataaaagtgtcctaaaaaaatgaaatcatgaaaatctagattttttaagacatttaaaaaaaatccatttttttcgtaaaaattcatgttttcagattagttgttttaaaaaaaaagaaaaaaaagaaatcaatttttcagatttttttaaatattcatttttcattttttttttaaagaaaattcagtttttcaaATTTTGTAAAAAATTGCCACGTAAGcgaaaatttttaaaaattagaaaaaaataaaatttacatgtggcaaggagagtgtatgtcactctcaCATAAGAGAGTAGATATCAGTTTCAGGGTGGTAACTATTCTGTTTTAAAAAagttgaggggggggggggggtaataggacccctgaaaaggtaaggtgtgtcgtagcaactttGACCAAAGTTCAGGGGGAGTAACAATGCCTTATCCCCAtgtttatttatacaacttcaaAAATAA
Coding sequences within it:
- the LOC132603285 gene encoding G-type lectin S-receptor-like serine/threonine-protein kinase At4g03230 isoform X1, translating into MEMKNNHSFLILFLLFLCFELNINHCLGGDTISANESLSLDQTIVSSGGNFELGFFKPGNSLNYYIGIWYKKIYPRTVVWVANREKPVNLDGNMSSPELKIIQGNLVLLDKNQDSIWSSTDDGKDATLNNSVIAVLGDDGNLILIEVSSSTPLTLWQSFDHPTDTFLPGAKLGYNKLTQKKHVLFSWKNSSDPAPGLFSLELDPKRAQFIVKWNQTTQYWASGTWTGDTFSLVPEMRIYYVNNANESYFTYLIFTNSTTTSRLIIDVSGQMKQLTLLSNAVGWNEFWAQPRQQCDVYGYCGAFGVCTSNTNSPCSCLSGFNPRSINEWNSNDYSGGCVRDGNLQCNAIIEEKDSFWMNSTMRLPNQQYTNITVEEASQCRDTCFNSCSCTAYTYDGLGACSIWTGDLFNLRKLGENETERTISVKLGLPQAQTKSKKSMKLKAGLAAIIPFMVLLICSISYIYYRRRRLANGTGTQISYWHKAEGEAKVLINENDDNKVIDVPYFDLETVLAATDKFSDANKLGQGGFGPVYKGLFPGGIEIAVKRLLSHSGQGIDEFKNEVTLIAKLQHRNLVRLLGCCINATEQILLYEYMPNKSLDTFIFDGSLCQLLDWKKRYDIILGVARGLAYLHHDSRLRIIHRDLKTSNILLDEAMNPKISDFGLARIVEGTRTEANTKKVVGTYGYMSPEYALDGLFSIKSDVFSFGVVILEIISGRKNTGFYKSEEALNLLGYAWRLWIEDKAIQLTEKSLLESYNRSEVIKCINVALLCVQEDSNDRPNMSDIIVMLVGENMRLPRPNRPAFVMRTHTSSTLSSSSKVFNNQVTITIEGGR
- the LOC132603285 gene encoding G-type lectin S-receptor-like serine/threonine-protein kinase At4g03230 isoform X2 gives rise to the protein MEMKNNHSFLILFLLFLCFELNINHCLGGDTISANESLSLDQTIVSSGGNFELGFFKPGNSLNYYIGIWYKKIYPRTVVWVANREKPVNLDGNMSSPELKIIQGNLVLLDKNQDSIWSSTDDGKDATLNNSVIAVLGDDGNLILIEVSSSTPLTLWQSFDHPTDTFLPGAKLGYNKLTQKKHVLFSWKNSSDPAPGLFSLELDPKRAQFIVKWNQTTQYWASGTWTGDTFSLVPEMRIYYVNNANESYFTYLIFTNSTTTSRLIIDVSGQMKQLTLLSNAVGWNEFWAQPRQQCDVYGYCGAFGVCTSNTNSPCSCLSGFNPRSINEWNSNDYSGGCVRDGNLQCNAIIEEKDSFWMNSTMRLPNQQYTNITVEEASQCRDTCFNSCSCTAYTYDGLGACSIWTGDLFNLRKLGENETERTISVKLGLPQAQTKSKKSMKLKAGLAAIIPFMVLLICSISYIYYRRRRLANGTATDKFSDANKLGQGGFGPVYKGLFPGGIEIAVKRLLSHSGQGIDEFKNEVTLIAKLQHRNLVRLLGCCINATEQILLYEYMPNKSLDTFIFDGSLCQLLDWKKRYDIILGVARGLAYLHHDSRLRIIHRDLKTSNILLDEAMNPKISDFGLARIVEGTRTEANTKKVVGTYGYMSPEYALDGLFSIKSDVFSFGVVILEIISGRKNTGFYKSEEALNLLGYAWRLWIEDKAIQLTEKSLLESYNRSEVIKCINVALLCVQEDSNDRPNMSDIIVMLVGENMRLPRPNRPAFVMRTHTSSTLSSSSKVFNNQVTITIEGGR